The Argiope bruennichi chromosome 9, qqArgBrue1.1, whole genome shotgun sequence nucleotide sequence AACTTAACGCTTAACTGTATGTCATTGGTAAGCATGGCCAATagactaacaatttttttttttttgacaattaatctcCATTTGCAATAAATGTATTATCTTTGAGGATCAGTTGCTGGGATGCAGGTAATATGCAAGAATTGAATTGTTAAAATGcattaacagaaataattaaacttgatCACTTTaacttaaagaattttctttttaatttgaatctattttcttattattttcaaatttgatttcaagtcTTTCAGGGCAAAAACTAAAGTCACGGTTTTATCCCTTCTGagaaattttaacacaaaaaccTAAGTTCAAACACTTTTAATATGCAAGCATCACGTAAGAACTCTATGaattgaagtaattaaatttctgttttacaagatctttatacttctttttttctAGACCTTTGATCATCATTGCCCTTGGGTGAATAATTGCATAGGACGCCGTAATTATCGATACTTTTTCATGTTCCTCCTGTGGTTAAGCATTCATATGATTTCTATATTATGTCTCTGTGTCTTTTATATGAAGGATCACcttgatgaaataaaacaattacagACAATAATGACGTATCcttttatattgattttgaatCTCGTTTTGGTATATGTTTActttttgtgtttgatttattatttaaaattgagtattgataatgcttttttttcatgttatattctttttttttccattaaattgtagatttcatgcaaaaaaaactttcaacttgattatatatagataaatatttagtttactGTACCTATAAATAAATAcctgttcttttattattatctaatccATGTAATGAAAGTAGTTCTGTGCAAAACAGATAGTCTATTCTAATGTATTATAACGTGCTAAAATACTTAAAACTgtacataaagtttttttttttttttttttttttttacttttcaatgtaaaatacaAATAGGCTTTTGtgtatacattatataaaaacctgaagtagatttcattaattttttttatgttgttcttGATGGTGTTAGTATTtgatattgtaatttttcatataattcatatactttgctataaactaattttaactataattaatttaattaaactaattttatgtatttttcctaATCAAACAATAGTATTATAATCATAGGAATCatagtaattctttttattcccaTTCTTGGACTTACTGCATATCACATTATGTTAATTATGCAAGGAAGAACAACAAATGAGCAGGTAACTTTtatatccattatttaaaaagaaatttgttattacatgttttattattacataaaaagtatCTGTTATTAGGAAATCAAATAAAGATATGTTgagtatctttttttattttggaaaaaaaaaaacattctctaaaatgtatgaatatttaaaattgcatgcaatgtttatttttatatttttaacttcaattatatttatttatgctatAGTCATTGTGAAtaagctattattattattaatagtaaccgatctttattaataataaccaaataagccagtgaaagtgaataatttatgagcatttatcacattattattattaataataacatataaagtGTGGTCAATGTCAGTTTTTCatggggttttttttaattcgcatttttttcatgacccccccccccaaaaaaaaaattataatctgctATATCCACCATTAAATTCgcctgttttaattttaatgttttaaaatatcctccccccccccctcaacaaatatatatttattgggATTGTTCAATcacttatcccccccccccaaaaaaaagatgatactaattaattataaaataaagaaaaagaagttagaaaaaaatcatagaaaaactTAATAGcaagtttaaaaaacatattggCATACATAGGATTGGCACACCCATGTCCCAATCCTATATAACCGTTTAATTACATTGAGCAAACTTTGTtgggaattattaataataactggttaaagtgaataatttgtGATATTTCTGACTTTGACCAAAATaagcagttattattaataatggtcagttagtatttataataaccgattattcatATTGCCAGtaacatttataattcaaaagtacttacaATCTATTCTTTGTTAAGATagcattcataaataaaatatataatttataagcagtgcactttttcacttttttctttctctctattgattctttatgaaataaaaatggttattttacTGTGGTTGTTTAAAATAGCTTAAAAGTTATTGATTTCAATATATCACTTTTTAGGTTACTGGAAAATTTATGGATGTAAAAAGTCCCTATACTAGAGGTTgctgtaaaaatataatgtatagtTTGTGCAATAGTCCTCTACCAAGGTAATCCTTTGAATTATTTCCTTCACTTTTagtgtttaaaagttttttgtaaCTGAGTTTCAAAgaattgagcattttttaaatctttaaatttgtaattctatttcttgtcattgcattttattatgccaaatttcaatggcatttttttttatttatttattttcattacaaatgattttaccacttttataataatttctaataaaaacttctcttattttgttattgtatattttgCACAGATTTATCACaagataagaataatttttatttctgttgtgggaagttgcatattttaatttaaaattcttatagtaTGTATCTTAAATAGAATGGAAATATTGTCTTTATACAGAAAACTGTCTCTAGTGATAACTGTAAAATGATAATGTATAGTTTGTGCAATAGCCCTGTTCTAAAACAAAACTCAAGACATTTCACCTCTCTTTCAAAACAGTTAAAAAAGCTGTATAGTTCAAACCATATATGTATAAAGATATCTTTattgaattagttatttttaccaattttatatCTGTATATTATGTTATGatctaataaatataagaatctaAATTCCTTaactcatttaaattaatttttaacatgataaataattaattatatgttacttggtattcttttttatctttaaaaaataataataatctagatTTCAAATGAACTGtttgtatcttaatttttatctcttctcTTTTGGACTTCATTGCTTTTATAGCCATCTCATTTTACTGCAATTGAAAtgtcatatacatttttttttcgatatctgcaaagatatatatattttactttttttccaatgaaatttagaatatattttatataagaaatatatatttgtttttctttcattcttctgTTGAGAATTTTATGTCAAATGCTTGTTTTgctatttacaaaattatgagTTATTATATGCTTCTGTGGCTATATTTAATTAGAAGCAAATTAAAGTATCtgcctttaaatttaaatatatgatttaacatTTGCTTCTTTTAGGTATAAAACTGACAAATCATTCTATTCCCTTGCAAATCAATACTATTCAAGAAATTTCAATGATCAgcaatcattaaaagaaaataactcgCCCCACTCTGGAAaggtattcattttattttaattcatgtattaacatatttattgaattattttttgcatatttatttttcatttgtactaaaatattcatttgtcatTCAGTTCTTTAAAGCCTAGAgttataacaaaaatgtaaaatgattaaaGTAATTTAACATGTAAAATACTAATTGCTTTTTCGTTTATGTGACttgcaagaaaaaaaacattgcaatcattaaaaatactaacttgatatttaaaaaaaaaaaaacttgtattcatgtatttaaagatttaaaggaaaataaactcattctagtttaaaatgttatttaaatttttcactgtATTATTTAAAGTCATCTGAGTTTAGAATAATATATGTGTTTctcatattttagaattattacagGACATTTACTGTTCAATAATATGTGGGtgtttttcccccttcttttccTCTTTTATAAATTGTACAttgatgaatataaaatgaattgtcttcaataaataaaatttcattattatattattccatatgagattttcaaaaaaatcttttatataaaaaagtatccTTCCTCAGTGGCATGACAGCCCCGGGCAGGCCCTGGccttctgaagaatttttttccaggCTTCTCTTTTCTTTGCTATGATCTTCCAGTTAATCACTCTTAAAGTAGTGAAGTCCCCTTTCAGGCAATCAACCTATCTGAGATTGGGTCAGACCCTAGTTCTTGTTCCAATGAGCTTGGCCAGGAATATTTTCTGTGTTGTGTGCTCCCTGTTCATTCTAATGTCGCCAGCCCATTTAATTCTTTGGATTTTTATGCATTTCACAATGTCAGGTTCCTTGTAGGCATGGTAAAGTTCTAAATTTGAGTGTCTGTGCCAAACACCATCAACTTGTATTCTTCCAAAAATAGCCCTTAGTGTCTGCTGCTGAAAGATACCAACGGCATTTTCATCTTTTTGTGTCATTGTCTAGATTTCTGAAGAGTATATGAGTATAGGTCTGAttagacatttataaattaataactttgtttttcttttatttaaatttaattttaaatatttctttaacctGTGAAAGCATCTATTGCAGCTTTAATTCTCCTTTGTACTTCAGGTGTGATATTGTTATTAATGTTAATCTCAGAGCCCAGATATATAAAGCTGTcaactttcatataaaagaagtataaataatttaaatttttgaaactccTTTCAGAGTGCAGGTGTGCATTTCAAATACAATGATAAATCTGACTGCATGTTTCCAAAGCAAAGTTTATCCGAAGATTGTGAAGAAGCTCCTCCTGCAAATTTGAACAGAGGTCGCCTTCATTTGAGCCTGAGTGAGTCAATTTACACGAGACCAGAGTCATCAGTCAGGAACAAAAGCTCTAGAGCTCTAACCCCTCCTGTGCCAATTAGATTTGATTGCTCAAGAAGATCCTTGCCACCTCACAACAGACTTCATGCTCCATCTCCTCATTATGTAGTTGCTCAATCTGTTCATGTCCCAGCTTTTGCTAAAGAGGCCTCAAAAATGAGTGCATGCACTTCAGGCCAGCCTTCAAATCCAGTCTTGTATTTCTCCCATTATCACGATCCATCTATGGTCAAATACGATTACGGTACATCAACTGGTGATGTCTGCGGGCCAGCATCCAATTTCTATTCTCAGCTGTACAAGCAGAAGGATGGTTTTGCCGATTCTAAAGGGGTGTCTTTCACTTCCCCCGATTTAACCAATAGTGGAAAAGTGCCATCAGACAC carries:
- the LOC129984407 gene encoding palmitoyltransferase ZDHHC5-like, producing the protein MGKCNPVTRIIPASFAWIVLLAATGIFFAFPCRYLMSVYTIGIPIYQSIITFFVIMNFALATFVNPGVIPKATPDESKGDRVGSPTYQDIEIHGVKVRLKWCVTCQFYRPPRCVHCGVCDNCIETFDHHCPWVNNCIGRRNYRYFFMFLLWLSIHMISILCLCVFYMKDHLDEIKQLQTIMTIIIIGIIVILFIPILGLTAYHIMLIMQGRTTNEQVTGKFMDVKSPYTRGCCKNIMYSLCNSPLPRYKTDKSFYSLANQYYSRNFNDQQSLKENNSPHSGKSAGVHFKYNDKSDCMFPKQSLSEDCEEAPPANLNRGRLHLSLSESIYTRPESSVRNKSSRALTPPVPIRFDCSRRSLPPHNRLHAPSPHYVVAQSVHVPAFAKEASKMSACTSGQPSNPVLYFSHYHDPSMVKYDYGTSTGDVCGPASNFYSQLYKQKDGFADSKGVSFTSPDLTNSGKVPSDTCCLGNQTVDKLQEIANRTMISGQCTDVSVLEAFPKGCSSFHNSPSKEHRDGHQLLIAQTPQQLFVNNCVDCQQTSSNHSCQSSISGEFARTPGNRPLSFVKAMEMSETLDWHDSSLQHSRVSATSPPPAKVVSNSTSNYNLLSPTSNVVPEHKSKKTDHEVSYEISV